From Lolium perenne isolate Kyuss_39 chromosome 5, Kyuss_2.0, whole genome shotgun sequence, a single genomic window includes:
- the LOC127300060 gene encoding uncharacterized protein has protein sequence MQLNRGAVGGGHGCGPPDGTQLRCREKELVAQLHELLFPSTAPSPAGGGASWSSSSSADLSVEHCGSPVKAPVLCGRRRGRGSKRVREGHPQEEQKQRGGSSTATKAAHGRRKKEGTTTTTIVMTVPDFDGYQWKKYGQKQIEAAQHPRSYYRCTNSADQACPAKRIVQRNDDGDGDGGSPKYTVVYISEHSCKLTEAAAAPVILETTVRTKTPAAPDTAAVFSTSSSAYSTGTQSPASSDVTWNGCTVSEANPMLRERGECSSLFDVDGDCWEWDPSPTAPAAALLQDMDFAGPIMSPVHVAAADGSWINDLFLNESPFVLNSCQLFGY, from the exons ATGCAGCTGAACAGAGGCGCCGTGGGTGGAGGGCACGGCTGCGGGCCGCCGGACGGGACGCAGCTGCGGTGCCGGGAGAAGGAGCTGGTGGCGCAGCTGCACGAGCTTCTGTTCCCGTCGACGGCCCCGTCTCCAGCCGGCGGCGGCGCGTCgtggtcgtcgtcatcgtcggccGACTTGTCCGTCGAGCACTGCGGCTCGCCGGTGAAGGCACCGGTGCTCTGCGGCAGACGGCGGGGCAGAGGTAGCAAGAGAGTCCGAGAGGGACACCCGCAGGAGGAGCAAAAACAGCGTGGTGGTTCTTCCACTGCGACCAAGGCTGCTCAtggaaggaggaagaaggaagggacgaCGACCACCACGATCGTCATGACGGTGCCGGATTTCGACGGCTACCAGTGGAAGAAGTACGGCCAGAAGCAAATCGAAGCCGCCCAGCACCCGAG GAGTTACTACCGGTGCACCAACAGCGCGGACCAGGCCTGCCCGGCCAAACGGATAGTACAGCGCAACGACGACGGTGATGGCGACGGCGGATCGCCCAAGTACACGGTGGTGTACATCTCGGAGCACAGCTGCAAGCTaaccgaggcggcggcggcgccggttaTCCTCGAGACTACCGTCCGCACCAAGACCCCAGCAGCTCCAGACACCGCTGCAGTATTTTCTACCAGCTCTAGCGCTTACAGCACTGGCACTCAATCGCCGGCGAGCTCCGATGTCACGTGGAACGGTTGCACCGTCTCTGAGGCGAACCCGATGCTGAGGGAGCGCGGCGAATGTTCGAGCCTGTTTGATGTCGACGGTGACTGCTGGGAGTGGGACCCCTCGCCGACGGCACCCGCTGCCGCGTTGCTCCAGGACATGGACTTCGCCGGGCCAATAATGTCGCCGGTGCACGTCGCGGCCGCAGACGGAAGCTGGATCAACGACCTGTTCCTTAACGAGTCGCCATTTGTTCTCAACAGCTGCCAGTTGTTTGGTTACTAG
- the LOC127300059 gene encoding uncharacterized protein encodes MQLNRGAVGGGHGSGMPDAMQLRCRERELVAQLHELLFPSTAPSPAGGGASWPSSSASADLPVEHCGSPVKAPALCGKRRGRGSKRVREGQPQEEQKQRGGSSAATKAARGRRKKEGTTTTTIVTKVPDFDGYQWKKYGQKQIEAAQYPRSYFRCTNSADQACPAKRTVQRNDDGDGDAGPPKYTVVYIAEHSCKLTEAAAAPVILETTVRTKTPAAPDTAAVFSSSSSAFSNGTQSPASSDGTWSDGTVSEANPVLWERGDCSSLFDVNADCWEWDPSPTAPAAALLQDMDFAGPIMSPVHVAAADGSWINELFLNESPFVLNSCQLFGY; translated from the exons ATGCAGCTGAACAGAGGCGCCGTGGGTGGAGGGCACGGCTCCGGGATGCCGGACGCGATGCAGCTGCGGTGCAGGGAGAGGGAGCTGGTGGCTCAGCTGCACGAGCTTCTGTTCCCGTCGACGGCCCCGTCTCCAGCCGGCGGCGGCGCGTCGTGGCCGTCGTCGTCGGCCTCGGCCGACCTTCCCGTCGAGCACTGCGGCTCGCCGGTGAAGGCGCCGGCGCTCTGCGGCAAACGGCGGGGCAGGGGTAGCAAGAGAGTCCGGGAGGGACAGCCGCAGGAGGAGCAAAAGCAGCGTGGTGGTTCTTCGGCTGCGACCAAGGCTGCTCGCGGcaggaggaagaaggaagggacgaCCACCACCACGATCGTCACGAAGGTGCCGGATTTCGACGGCTACCAGTGGAAGAAGTACGGCCAGAAGCAAATCGAAGCCGCCCAGTACCCAAG GAGTTACTTCCGGTGCACCAACAGCGCGGACCAGGCCTGTCCGGCCAAACGGACGGTGCAGCGCAACGACGACGGTGACGGCGACGCCGGACCGCCCAAGTACACGGTGGTGTACATCGCCGAGCACAGCTGCAAGCTaaccgaggcggcggcggcgccggttaTCCTCGAGACTACCGTCCGCACTAAGACCCCTGCAGCTCCAGACACCGCCGCCGTATTTTCTAGCAGCTCTAGCGCTTTCAGCAATGGCACTCAATCGCCGGCGAGCTCGGATGGCACGTGGAGCGATGGCACCGTCTCTGAGGCGAACCCGGTGCTGTGGGAGCGCGGCGACTGTTCGAGCTTGTTTGATGTCAACGCTGACTGCTGGGAGTGGGACCCCTCGCCGACGGCACCCGCTGCCGCGTTGCTCCAGGACATGGATTTCGCCGGGCCGATCATGTCTCCCGTGCACGTCGCGGCAGCGGACGGAAGCTGGATCAACGAATTGTTCCTTAACGAGTCGCCATTTGTTCTCAACAGCTGCCAGTTGTTTGGTTACTAG
- the LOC139831611 gene encoding uncharacterized mitochondrial protein AtMg00810-like: MQQPPGFEDAQYPQHVCKLQRSIYGLKQSPRAWYARLSAHLFQLGFTSSKADTSLFIFSRDGVQIYMLVYVDDIVIAGSTPGVVDRLVQSLSDSFPIKDLGPLDYFLGLKASFNSGGMTVTQRKYALDLLHRVNMENCKPTSTPLVPSEKLSRDGGTLLHTDDAFRYRSVVGGLQYLTLTRPDISFAVNKVCQYLSQPTEVHWEAVKRILRYVKGTLDTGLCFRKSRSTGISIFTDADWAGCVDDRRSTGGFAIFVGPNLISWSSKKQPTVSRSSTKAE, from the coding sequence ATGCAGCAGCCGCCTGGCTTTGAAGATGCTCAGTACCCTCAGCATGTGTGCAAACTACAGCGTTCCATCTATGGCTTGAAACAGTCTCCCCGTGCATGGTATGCTCGTCTCAGTGCTCACTTGTTTCAGCTCGGATTCACATCCTCGAAGGCTGATACGTCCTTGTTTATCTTCTCCCGGGATGGTGTTCAGATTTATATGCTGGTCTATGTTGACGATATTGTCATTGCCGGTTCTACACCAGGAGTTGTTGATCGTCTGGTCCAGTCTCTCTCAGACAGTTTTCCCATCAAGGACTTGGGTCCCTTGGATTATTTTCTTGGCCTAAAAGCGTCCTTCAATTCTGGGGGCATGACTGTGACACAACGCAAGTATGCACTGGATCTTCTGCATCGTGTCAACATGGAGAATTGTAAGCCCACTTCCACGCCTCTTGTTCCTTCAGAGAAGCTTTCCCGTGATGGTGGTACACTGTTACATACCGATGATGCATTCCGGTATCGCAGTGTAGTTGGCGGGCTTCAGTATTTGACTCTCACACGGCCAGATATCTCCTTTGCTGTTAATAAGGTATGCCAGTACCTCTCCCAGCCGACTGAGGTTCATTGGGAGGCGGTTAAACGCATCCTGCGATATGTGAAGGGTACACTTGATACTGGCTTGTGTTTCCGGAAGTCTCGCTCTACTGGCATTAGCATATTTACTGATGCAGATTGGGCTGGGTGTGTTGATGATAGACGATCTACGGGGGGCTTTGCCATCTTTGTAGGACCGAACTTGATATCCTGGAGTTCGAAGAAACAACCCACAGTCTCGAGATCCAGTACCAAGGCTGAATAG